The Candidatus Dormiibacterota bacterium genome includes a region encoding these proteins:
- a CDS encoding HD domain-containing protein produces MAELRVVRPAVDTEEVLDGLRTAAAELGVEAYLVGGFVRDRLLGRGVSKDIDLLVVGDGAVDLLGRLAERFGWSRPQQFERFGTVQVRGDGFIVEGVRARRERYDPESRKPGVEPGTLEEDIRRRDFTVNALCQDFSGRVLDLTGRGLADLHAGVLRTPLDPSDTFDEDPLRMFRGARFVAQLGFGLAEGVLEAIREQAPRARILSAERIRDELSRLLTSPHARAGIEVLREGGLLAQVLPDLEAMVGVEQSGFHCYDVYDHTMHALDLAPREDLVTRLAVLLHDVGKPPTHAIAEDGRHTFHDHPQVGAEMAERILTDLRFSGDEIRDVATLVRLHLRPIQYQHDTHGDAAVRRLIRAAGPLRGRLLDVARADTRASSYPDTVAIDELGERMERLDQDGGLSRMGPPLDGRTIMRLGGRGGGPWVGRVQRALIEAVLEGEIPPGDAAAAEAWLRDHSELLEVS; encoded by the coding sequence GTGGCTGAGCTGCGGGTGGTGCGACCGGCGGTCGACACCGAGGAGGTGCTCGACGGGCTGCGCACCGCCGCCGCCGAGCTCGGGGTGGAGGCCTACCTGGTGGGCGGGTTCGTGCGCGATCGCCTGCTCGGCCGCGGGGTCAGCAAGGACATCGACCTGCTCGTCGTCGGCGACGGCGCCGTCGACCTGCTCGGCCGGCTGGCCGAGCGTTTCGGCTGGAGCCGGCCACAACAGTTCGAGCGCTTCGGCACGGTGCAGGTGCGCGGTGACGGCTTCATCGTCGAGGGGGTGCGCGCCCGCCGGGAGCGGTACGACCCGGAGTCGCGGAAGCCCGGCGTCGAGCCCGGCACCCTGGAGGAGGACATCCGGCGCCGCGACTTCACCGTCAACGCCCTCTGCCAGGACTTCTCCGGCCGGGTGCTCGACCTCACCGGGCGCGGGCTCGCCGACCTCCACGCCGGGGTCCTCCGCACCCCCCTCGACCCCTCCGACACCTTCGACGAGGACCCGCTGCGGATGTTCCGCGGCGCCCGGTTCGTCGCCCAGCTCGGCTTCGGGCTCGCCGAGGGGGTGCTGGAGGCGATCCGCGAGCAGGCCCCCCGAGCCCGCATCCTCAGCGCCGAGCGGATCCGCGACGAGCTCTCCCGGCTGCTCACCTCACCCCACGCCCGTGCCGGCATCGAGGTGCTCCGCGAGGGCGGCCTGCTCGCCCAGGTGCTCCCCGACCTGGAGGCGATGGTGGGGGTGGAGCAGAGCGGGTTCCACTGCTACGACGTCTACGACCACACCATGCACGCCCTCGACCTGGCCCCAAGGGAGGACCTGGTCACCCGGCTGGCCGTGCTCCTCCACGACGTCGGCAAGCCGCCCACCCACGCGATCGCCGAGGACGGCCGCCACACCTTCCACGACCATCCCCAGGTGGGCGCGGAGATGGCCGAGAGGATCCTCACCGACCTGCGCTTCAGCGGCGACGAGATCCGCGACGTGGCCACCCTGGTGCGGCTCCACCTCCGCCCCATCCAGTACCAGCACGACACCCACGGCGACGCCGCGGTGCGCCGCCTGATCCGCGCCGCCGGGCCGCTGCGAGGGCGGCTGCTCGACGTCGCCCGGGCCGACACCCGCGCCTCCTCCTACCCGGACACGGTGGCGATCGACGAGCTCGGCGAGCGCATGGAGCGGCTCGACCAGGACGGCGGGCTCTCGCGGATGGGACCGCCCCTCGACGGCCGGACGATCATGCGGCTGGGCGGCCGCGGCGGCGGGCCCTGGGTGGGCCGGGTGCAGCGGGCGCTGATCGAGGCCGTGCTGGAGGGCGAGATCCCCCCCGGCGACGCCGCCGCCGCCGAGGCCTGGCTCCGCGACCACTCCGAGCTGCTCGAGGTGAGCTGA
- the rplI gene encoding 50S ribosomal protein L9, which translates to MKVLFLQEVTGTAKPGDVKEVSPGFARNYLFPKHLAVVADDKVVEQIRQREEATRRRAEKALTDAREIENRLRRITVTLYAKAGEGGRLFGSVTNADIAQQLKREAGIDVDKRKIEVEPPIRSLGPHEVTLNLHAEVTATLRVVVAAK; encoded by the coding sequence TTGAAGGTTCTGTTCCTGCAGGAAGTGACGGGAACTGCAAAGCCCGGCGACGTCAAGGAGGTGTCCCCGGGGTTCGCTCGCAACTACCTCTTCCCCAAGCATCTCGCCGTGGTCGCCGACGACAAGGTCGTCGAGCAGATCCGCCAGCGCGAGGAGGCGACGCGGCGCAGGGCCGAGAAGGCGCTCACCGACGCCCGCGAGATCGAGAACCGGCTGCGCCGGATCACGGTCACCCTCTACGCCAAGGCCGGCGAGGGCGGGCGCCTCTTCGGCTCGGTGACCAACGCCGACATCGCGCAGCAGCTCAAGCGCGAGGCGGGCATCGACGTCGACAAGCGGAAGATCGAGGTCGAGCCCCCGATCCGCTCGCTCGGCCCCCACGAGGTCACCCTCAACCTCCACGCCGAGGTGACGGCGACCCTGCGCGTGGTCGTCGCCGCCAAGTGA